A region of the Fusobacterium sp. genome:
AATCAATTATTTAACTTCTACTGTAGCTCCTGCTGCAGTTAATTTTTCTTTTACTGCTTCAGCTTCTTCTTTAGAAACAGCTTCTTTAAGTTTTCCACCATTATCAACTAATTCTTTAGCTTCTTTCAATCCTAATCCAGTAATTCCTCTTACTTCTTTTATTACAGCTATTTTATTAGCTCCCGCTGCAGTTAATACAACATCAAATTCAGTTTTTTCTTCTGCTGCTTCTGCTACTGCTGGTCCTGCTACTGCTACTGGAGCTGCTGCAGTTACACCAAAGTGCTCTTCTAATGCACTTACTAAATCTTTTAATTCTAAAACAGTCATAGCTTCTAATTCAGCTATAAATTTTTCTCTATCGAATGCCATTTATTGTTTCCTCCTTAGTTTTTATACACAAATTTGTGATTTATTATAATTGTTATTTTATCTCATTTATTAAGCCAATTAAAACCTTTAATTATTCAGCTGCTGCTTCTTTTTTATCAGCGATAGCGACAGTTGCATAAGCAAGTTTTCTGATTGGTCCAAGCATTGAGTTAAGCAACATAGAAAGTAATTGATCTCTTGAAGGTAATTTAGCAAGAGCTTCTATTCCTTCAGTCTCAACTCTTTTCCCTGTTAAAACTCCACCTTTTATTTTGAAAATATTTTGTTTTGCTTTAGCCTTATCTTTTGCTAAATCAAAAACGATTTTTGCAGGAGCTACTGGATCATTATATCCAAAAGCGAAAGCTGTAGTTCCTTCCAAAATATCTTCAAAAGAATCCTCAACACCTGCTTCTTTAAGAGCTATTTTGAACAATCTATTTTTAGTTACTAGATATTCAGCACCAGCTTCTCTCATTTTTCTTCTCAATGCAGTTTCATCATTAACACTGATTCCTTGATAATCAACTAATACTACTGATTGAGCTTTTTTAATTTTTTCTACTAGTTCAGCTACGTGATCTATTTTTGCTTGAGTTGCCATTTATTTTTTCACCTCCTCTTTTCTTAAAAATTACCTCCGTGCCAAAGAATGGAACGGAGGTTAAAATCACACTATGAGGCTAGCGAAACCTGCTTCCAACCTCGGTAGGGTAATTAAGGTTAAACCACCTACGGTCTTTGGTTTGGATCTATATTAAATTATTTATCCAACATATTTAGCAACTAATGCAGGGTCCATTTTTATTCCAGGTCCCATTGTTAGCGACACAGCAACTGTTCTTAAGTATTGACCT
Encoded here:
- the rplJ gene encoding 50S ribosomal protein L10; the encoded protein is MATQAKIDHVAELVEKIKKAQSVVLVDYQGISVNDETALRRKMREAGAEYLVTKNRLFKIALKEAGVEDSFEDILEGTTAFAFGYNDPVAPAKIVFDLAKDKAKAKQNIFKIKGGVLTGKRVETEGIEALAKLPSRDQLLSMLLNSMLGPIRKLAYATVAIADKKEAAAE
- the rplL gene encoding 50S ribosomal protein L7/L12, with protein sequence MAFDREKFIAELEAMTVLELKDLVSALEEHFGVTAAAPVAVAGPAVAEAAEEKTEFDVVLTAAGANKIAVIKEVRGITGLGLKEAKELVDNGGKLKEAVSKEEAEAVKEKLTAAGATVEVK